In a single window of the Acetivibrio cellulolyticus CD2 genome:
- a CDS encoding DUF6188 family protein has product MNQSIKLRGRYYELPIINQPVSSITYEYSITLGIGGFYIRINNDFIWAQYSYQTDLNISSREAWKKLYDIFGKIVIDATTDKSGSLHLKFENGIEINVDCREDINCHSECWHFGDINGLIIYSRPGETVILG; this is encoded by the coding sequence ATGAATCAATCAATTAAATTAAGAGGTCGGTACTATGAGTTACCCATCATAAATCAACCTGTTTCTTCTATAACATACGAATACTCAATTACCTTGGGTATAGGCGGCTTCTACATAAGGATAAATAATGATTTTATTTGGGCTCAATACTCTTATCAGACTGATTTGAATATCTCTTCCAGAGAAGCATGGAAAAAACTTTATGATATCTTTGGTAAAATAGTAATAGATGCAACTACTGATAAATCAGGTAGCCTGCATCTGAAATTTGAAAACGGTATTGAAATCAATGTAGATTGCCGTGAGGATATTAATTGCCATAGTGAATGCTGGCATTTTGGGGATATTAATGGACTTATAATATATAGCCGCCCAGGTGAAACAGTGATTTTAGGTTAA
- the tnpC gene encoding IS66 family transposase, which yields MTEHEELEMLRALVEKQKQELEAKDKIIQKQNIQLENMIQALLHARKKLFGSPSEITRQTGEQINLFETTQELAAELFKEQKKITVPSHQRTARQPGVRVEMLVNIPKEVEEYIIPPEENCSECGAELKVIGKKLVRTEVEFIPSKLKVVQVLQEVAKCTNCGNEGSENPKDHFQKAAVPTSVLPHFIATASLVAQVMYQKFAMGIPFNRQENDWYRIGLVLPRSNMANWTIRCSEEWLAPIYNRIHEELLKCEVLHMDETRIQCNKEEGKQASSDSFMWVMRSAACEEIKAAFFHYSRSRSGDVAKQLLQGFHGYLTTDAYSAYEKAENIKRNLCWAHCRRYFIESIPLDNKGKEISGSKGAEGREFINLLFKVEDEIKELSYDEKKEKRQEASRAILDAFWSWVEETSAISTTNENLTKALNYAKNQKKYLETFLEDGRLPISNNLCEANIKPYAVARRAWLFADTPRGATANAILYTLVESAKANILDVYEYLKYILEAMPNTDFKNHPELLDKYLPWSKDLPEECRLNHKHKKCFKK from the coding sequence TTGACAGAACATGAAGAACTGGAAATGCTTCGGGCTTTAGTTGAAAAACAAAAGCAGGAACTTGAAGCAAAAGATAAGATCATTCAAAAACAAAATATCCAGCTTGAGAACATGATTCAGGCTCTCCTGCACGCTCGCAAGAAACTATTTGGTAGCCCTTCTGAGATTACCAGACAGACAGGCGAACAAATAAATCTGTTTGAAACAACGCAGGAACTGGCAGCGGAATTATTTAAGGAACAGAAAAAAATAACCGTTCCAAGCCACCAAAGAACTGCCAGACAGCCTGGTGTCAGAGTTGAAATGCTTGTAAATATTCCGAAAGAGGTGGAGGAATATATCATTCCTCCGGAAGAAAACTGTTCCGAGTGCGGAGCAGAACTGAAAGTCATTGGTAAAAAGCTTGTACGCACAGAAGTGGAATTTATTCCGTCAAAACTGAAAGTAGTACAGGTTCTCCAGGAAGTTGCTAAGTGTACCAACTGTGGAAATGAAGGTAGCGAAAATCCCAAAGACCATTTCCAGAAAGCTGCGGTTCCAACTTCAGTTCTGCCACACTTCATAGCAACTGCATCCCTTGTGGCACAAGTCATGTATCAGAAGTTTGCAATGGGGATTCCTTTCAACCGTCAAGAGAACGATTGGTACCGTATAGGTCTGGTGCTACCAAGATCTAATATGGCAAACTGGACGATTCGGTGTAGTGAAGAATGGCTGGCTCCGATTTACAACCGGATTCATGAGGAGCTTTTAAAATGCGAAGTCCTTCACATGGATGAAACAAGAATCCAGTGTAATAAGGAAGAAGGCAAACAAGCTAGCAGTGATTCTTTCATGTGGGTCATGCGAAGTGCAGCTTGTGAAGAGATCAAGGCAGCTTTCTTCCACTATTCCAGAAGCCGAAGCGGTGATGTTGCAAAGCAACTATTACAAGGGTTTCATGGATATCTAACCACGGATGCGTATAGTGCTTATGAGAAAGCGGAGAACATTAAAAGAAATCTTTGTTGGGCTCATTGTCGACGCTATTTCATAGAAAGTATTCCGCTGGACAATAAAGGAAAAGAGATCTCGGGTTCCAAAGGAGCTGAAGGAAGGGAATTCATCAATCTTCTCTTCAAAGTGGAAGATGAGATAAAGGAACTGTCATATGACGAAAAGAAAGAGAAGCGTCAGGAGGCGTCACGCGCCATTCTTGATGCCTTTTGGTCATGGGTTGAAGAGACCTCTGCAATTTCTACTACAAATGAGAACCTGACAAAAGCTCTAAATTATGCTAAGAATCAGAAAAAGTATCTCGAAACATTTCTAGAAGACGGAAGACTTCCCATCTCAAACAATCTTTGTGAGGCAAATATCAAACCATATGCCGTGGCAAGAAGAGCCTGGCTTTTTGCTGACACTCCAAGGGGAGCAACTGCTAATGCGATCCTTTATACATTGGTGGAATCTGCCAAAGCAAATATTTTGGACGTGTATGAGTATCTAAAATATATCCTTGAAGCAATGCCTAATACAGATTTTAAAAACCACCCAGAACTTCTGGACAAGTACCTGCCTTGGTCAAAGGATTTACCGGAAGAATGCAGGCTGAATCATAAACATAAAAAGTGCTTCAAAAAATGA
- a CDS encoding cyclic-phosphate processing receiver domain-containing protein — translation MNQRINLYLDDLRDCPEGFVIARTVEAAIYYLENYQIKILSLDHDLGVDEQGNLLPTGYDLVKYICEKGLRAEKIYIHTDNSVGRENMYNTLLGAQRRGFIDNNIEIYSYPVVPNKYSKE, via the coding sequence ATGAACCAAAGAATAAACTTATATCTTGATGATTTGCGTGATTGTCCTGAGGGATTTGTAATAGCGAGGACAGTGGAAGCGGCAATATATTATCTTGAAAATTATCAAATAAAAATACTCTCCCTTGACCATGATTTGGGGGTTGATGAACAAGGTAATCTGCTTCCTACAGGGTATGATTTAGTCAAATATATTTGTGAAAAGGGTTTAAGAGCAGAGAAGATATATATTCATACCGATAATTCAGTAGGTAGAGAAAATATGTATAATACTTTGCTCGGTGCTCAAAGAAGAGGTTTTATCGATAATAATATAGAAATTTACTCTTACCCTGTAGTGCCAAATAAATACTCCAAAGAATAA
- a CDS encoding CDI toxin immunity protein has product MEEFGSKERKDRIQQLIEINRLKKVKPYSLLFEECLEVLKQDVVILSDSESSEIYRRLQSDFPFESWGRIAWSKVKNKVQFNEISDILSFFKSKIGITDSKVYILWGYGDDPVIQTNLKDAINSISHINAVGGDQWVYSPENKYVIEFYHEGEIVAAILE; this is encoded by the coding sequence ATGGAAGAATTCGGTAGTAAGGAGAGGAAAGATAGAATTCAACAGTTGATAGAGATTAACAGATTAAAAAAAGTTAAACCTTATAGTTTACTTTTTGAAGAATGCTTGGAAGTATTAAAGCAAGATGTTGTTATCCTATCTGATTCTGAGTCCAGTGAAATATATAGACGTCTTCAATCAGATTTCCCTTTTGAATCATGGGGAAGAATTGCATGGAGCAAGGTAAAGAATAAAGTTCAATTTAATGAAATATCCGATATTTTATCTTTCTTCAAGTCCAAAATCGGGATAACTGATTCAAAAGTTTATATATTGTGGGGATATGGTGATGACCCTGTTATTCAAACAAATTTGAAAGATGCTATCAACTCAATTAGCCATATAAATGCTGTTGGAGGAGACCAGTGGGTGTATTCTCCTGAAAATAAATATGTAATTGAATTCTATCATGAAGGAGAAATAGTAGCAGCAATATTAGAATAG
- a CDS encoding SMI1/KNR4 family protein — protein MIWDKAFEKEYSKNPATTQQEFQVFLNTWNDDITDKELAEIDERLQSNACNWRFPKRNFPESYISFLQYSNGGEFENGDKYFQFFNIFEIRDINIAYHIPKYMEFAVSFAMDGNGNHYLFDMRHPPQSGEYPILAASSGNLGYDDCRLIGNSFLQVCSEKISIDEILFGE, from the coding sequence ATGATTTGGGATAAAGCATTTGAAAAAGAATATAGTAAAAATCCTGCTACAACTCAGCAAGAATTCCAGGTATTTTTGAATACTTGGAATGATGATATAACGGATAAAGAACTTGCAGAGATTGACGAAAGACTTCAAAGCAACGCTTGTAATTGGAGATTCCCCAAGAGAAACTTTCCAGAAAGTTATATTAGTTTTCTTCAATACTCAAATGGTGGGGAATTTGAAAATGGCGATAAGTACTTCCAGTTTTTTAATATTTTTGAGATACGAGACATAAATATAGCCTATCATATCCCTAAGTACATGGAATTTGCTGTTTCATTTGCTATGGATGGTAACGGAAACCACTATTTATTTGATATGAGGCATCCCCCCCAGAGCGGTGAATATCCAATACTTGCTGCAAGTTCAGGTAACTTGGGATATGATGATTGCAGATTAATCGGCAACTCATTTTTGCAAGTATGCTCGGAGAAGATATCAATTGATGAAATATTGTTTGGGGAATAG
- the tnpA gene encoding IS66 family insertion sequence element accessory protein TnpA gives MAQRKSETIWKQTILDCKASGLSARQWCEKNNIKLSTYKYWLTRLNKQKNSATDICWAEMKIPEEVIRHPGSASITIRYDNFVLDIHEKTDLQLLATVLKTLRSIC, from the coding sequence ATGGCACAAAGAAAATCCGAGACAATATGGAAGCAGACAATTTTAGATTGTAAAGCCAGTGGCTTATCTGCTAGGCAATGGTGTGAAAAAAATAATATAAAATTGTCAACCTACAAATATTGGCTTACAAGACTCAATAAGCAAAAGAACTCAGCAACAGATATATGCTGGGCAGAAATGAAAATTCCAGAAGAAGTGATAAGGCATCCGGGTTCTGCTTCCATCACAATACGGTATGACAATTTTGTATTGGATATACACGAAAAGACTGATCTTCAGTTGCTAGCAACAGTGTTAAAAACACTGCGTTCAATATGTTAG
- a CDS encoding DUF6960 family protein encodes MEQYRNTWFIYNWFYEDGEDLIHPDNLERFKERFRCHGNCLFFCVGEDKDYITFKYKEELFRVKPNLYKRVKLPIYSYGERLKLKKYPDAICEVDDIRWHSVRSEPFYTLIVNGKKKSKRYYEDEFILE; translated from the coding sequence ATGGAACAATATAGAAATACATGGTTTATATATAATTGGTTTTACGAAGATGGTGAAGATTTAATCCATCCTGATAACTTGGAACGATTTAAGGAAAGGTTTCGATGTCATGGAAACTGCCTATTTTTCTGCGTCGGTGAAGATAAAGATTATATTACTTTCAAATATAAAGAAGAGTTATTCAGAGTTAAACCAAATTTATATAAAAGGGTTAAACTGCCTATATATTCATATGGAGAGCGTTTAAAATTAAAGAAATATCCAGATGCTATATGCGAAGTTGATGATATAAGGTGGCATTCAGTCAGGTCAGAACCATTTTACACCCTTATTGTAAATGGTAAAAAGAAATCTAAACGTTATTATGAAGATGAATTTATATTAGAATAG
- a CDS encoding DUF4274 domain-containing protein translates to MERYCVWRLSVDNRHLKMLKDLLYSENEEYIVSQIRGMENSLFLHIIAANYNWDNGFKVPYQIINNSNCDLGTALMLFYNADGFRFLQSYSDFTSSSQDNWKEFLVYLYRKIENNEYALQKIGYTPEIGKLQIYKIRKTNPYIPGTILEGSPGNKVEIPLF, encoded by the coding sequence ATGGAAAGATATTGTGTATGGAGGTTGAGTGTGGATAATAGACATTTGAAAATGCTAAAGGACCTATTATATAGTGAAAATGAGGAGTACATAGTTAGCCAGATAAGAGGAATGGAAAATTCACTATTTTTACATATTATTGCAGCCAATTATAACTGGGACAATGGTTTTAAAGTTCCTTACCAAATAATTAATAATAGTAATTGTGATTTAGGTACAGCATTGATGCTATTTTATAATGCTGACGGATTTAGGTTTTTACAATCTTATTCTGATTTTACTTCATCATCTCAAGATAATTGGAAAGAGTTCTTGGTATATTTATATAGAAAAATAGAAAATAATGAATATGCATTACAGAAGATAGGATATACTCCTGAGATTGGTAAATTGCAAATTTATAAAATAAGAAAAACTAACCCCTATATTCCTGGAACCATATTGGAAGGTTCACCAGGGAACAAAGTTGAAATTCCATTGTTTTGA
- a CDS encoding DUF433 domain-containing protein, which produces MAKKIVSTKDICGGSPRIDGTRLTCANIVSTLYFGDMSLDNFFSVYDYLTFDDIIQCLKYCMCQTCLKNNVLAFCQHCKLFKETDDDEIINEQKEMWNYAELLLNKFFSDNSPNSKVVGLRKITGHGMMFCYRALKEVEWDFVKAVKYLEDNPPVYLTSKDSGENTVLTKEEIFRYINVGSGSISVDRRLLEKYPGIIRDIVITGDASVRIEFHNKHTITSDEGEVSFCFQYENYDILFDELEKFLGLKMDEWQNNNKTGWYPEPHDEYLKKSWDMLATDFINSNLPFPSNFKSFRPNMYWEALYNGELKIDSSPEEISDWLRKKAADYDSDDD; this is translated from the coding sequence TTGGCAAAAAAAATTGTAAGCACAAAAGATATTTGTGGTGGTTCCCCAAGGATAGATGGAACCAGATTAACTTGTGCCAATATTGTATCTACTCTGTATTTCGGGGATATGTCATTAGATAATTTTTTTTCAGTTTATGACTATCTCACTTTTGATGATATAATTCAATGTCTTAAATACTGTATGTGTCAAACCTGTTTAAAAAACAATGTTCTGGCATTCTGTCAGCATTGCAAATTATTTAAAGAAACAGATGACGATGAAATTATCAATGAGCAAAAAGAAATGTGGAACTATGCCGAATTATTGTTAAATAAATTTTTCAGTGATAACAGCCCAAATTCAAAAGTAGTAGGATTAAGAAAAATTACTGGTCATGGAATGATGTTTTGTTATAGGGCACTTAAAGAAGTAGAATGGGATTTCGTAAAAGCAGTAAAGTATTTAGAAGACAATCCTCCTGTCTACCTTACTAGCAAGGACTCAGGAGAAAATACCGTATTGACGAAAGAAGAGATTTTCAGATACATAAACGTTGGTAGCGGTTCTATTTCGGTTGATAGACGATTATTGGAAAAATATCCAGGTATAATAAGAGATATTGTTATTACTGGAGATGCATCAGTTCGAATCGAATTTCATAATAAACACACTATAACGAGTGACGAGGGTGAAGTTTCATTTTGTTTTCAATATGAAAATTATGATATTCTATTTGATGAATTGGAGAAATTCCTTGGTCTTAAAATGGATGAATGGCAGAATAATAATAAGACTGGGTGGTATCCTGAACCTCACGATGAGTATTTGAAAAAATCATGGGATATGCTGGCTACTGATTTTATTAATAGTAATTTACCATTCCCGTCAAACTTTAAAAGTTTTAGACCAAACATGTATTGGGAAGCATTATATAATGGCGAATTAAAGATTGATTCATCTCCTGAAGAGATAAGTGATTGGCTTAGAAAAAAGGCAGCGGATTACGATTCAGATGATGATTAA
- a CDS encoding Imm10 family immunity protein, with protein MSTKVKANFVFAGVEDDIILIGFADDEFDTKEHILLQKSLVYDEQDRELGHYKVHITYIDEIYSAYGGIQKVILKSNSVEIQVDADTAKELKTEERIEVFLSNDCDIDNLKYHFNLMFKDECNIFLSEI; from the coding sequence ATGTCTACAAAAGTTAAAGCAAACTTTGTTTTTGCTGGAGTTGAAGATGATATAATTTTGATAGGATTTGCAGATGATGAGTTTGATACAAAAGAGCATATACTACTTCAGAAATCGTTAGTGTATGATGAACAAGATAGAGAGTTAGGACATTATAAGGTGCATATTACATATATTGATGAAATTTACTCTGCCTACGGAGGAATTCAGAAGGTAATTTTAAAAAGTAATTCAGTTGAGATTCAGGTGGATGCTGATACAGCAAAGGAATTAAAGACTGAAGAGCGGATTGAAGTATTTCTTTCTAATGATTGCGACATTGATAATTTAAAATATCACTTCAATTTGATGTTTAAAGATGAGTGTAATATATTTTTGAGCGAGATATAG
- a CDS encoding SMI1/KNR4 family protein, with protein sequence MVKDISEIHLWDEFLKTLKCYSELFKDLNSGCTDDDIKRLEKNIGVKLPDTLTSIYLKNNGQKGISEGIFKAVSGYNKYSRLKFLNVDSVANTWYQLSQNKAIDVFKETYIPFAVDNERNMDDVFCVDAITGEVLLLWVLVYDPLNPVEWQTSIFKRGKSLGVFLQQQIEMY encoded by the coding sequence ATGGTGAAAGATATAAGCGAAATACATTTATGGGATGAATTCTTGAAAACACTAAAATGCTATTCAGAATTATTCAAAGACCTCAATAGTGGTTGTACAGACGACGATATAAAAAGATTAGAAAAAAATATAGGAGTGAAACTTCCTGATACCTTAACTTCAATATATTTGAAGAATAATGGTCAAAAAGGCATAAGCGAAGGGATTTTTAAGGCGGTTTCGGGATATAACAAATACTCTCGACTTAAATTTCTAAATGTAGATTCAGTAGCAAATACATGGTATCAACTTTCTCAAAATAAGGCAATAGACGTTTTTAAGGAAACATACATACCCTTTGCTGTAGATAACGAAAGAAATATGGATGATGTATTTTGCGTTGATGCAATAACTGGAGAAGTGCTTTTATTATGGGTGTTAGTCTATGACCCGTTGAACCCAGTTGAATGGCAAACAAGTATATTCAAAAGAGGAAAAAGTTTAGGTGTATTTTTACAACAGCAAATTGAGATGTATTGA
- a CDS encoding HEAT repeat domain-containing protein, whose product MNTLSTEIKKELNLFWKWADISESEYSEHSYLNKNEEWEYPNWDMLISLLFTAINTLASGERSEVLVNYLLTVMALDNEDETILDECESKLSDKDLEFLFEKGIKHMQSEARWQIAELIGRKNNISFKKYLLNLLDDSNKYVQRRALISLDRIDTEKAQEIAFKRLQDEDDYIRLVSLRILKQHNSQKLKEAVLILTNDKFKYIQDELSEISI is encoded by the coding sequence ATGAATACTCTTAGTACTGAAATAAAAAAGGAATTGAATTTGTTCTGGAAGTGGGCAGATATAAGTGAAAGTGAGTACTCTGAACATTCCTATTTAAACAAAAATGAAGAATGGGAATATCCCAACTGGGATATGTTAATAAGTCTATTGTTTACGGCTATTAATACTTTAGCATCTGGAGAACGTTCAGAGGTGCTGGTTAACTATCTACTTACAGTTATGGCATTGGATAATGAGGATGAAACAATACTTGATGAGTGTGAATCTAAGTTATCTGACAAAGATTTAGAATTCTTGTTTGAAAAAGGCATAAAGCACATGCAATCAGAAGCACGATGGCAGATTGCAGAATTGATAGGGAGAAAAAATAACATTAGTTTTAAAAAATATTTACTGAACCTGTTAGATGATTCTAATAAGTATGTTCAAAGAAGAGCATTGATTTCATTAGATAGAATAGATACAGAAAAGGCACAGGAAATTGCTTTTAAGAGATTACAGGATGAGGATGACTATATAAGGTTAGTATCACTTAGAATTTTAAAGCAGCATAATTCACAAAAGTTAAAGGAAGCGGTATTAATACTGACCAATGATAAATTTAAATATATTCAAGATGAACTTAGTGAGATATCCATTTAG
- a CDS encoding metallophosphoesterase family protein gives MYNQKVNIAGFIGDVHAEDALFESSINFFKHHGIKDIYCFGDFCDGYGNVDKIISIVQDEGIISVQGNHDVWCLEGIMRDNPTANLLSQLSQKTIDYLKRLPKTYRIMTYAGEVLLCHGILDNEMAKINPDDYGYAIESNTDLQTFITGPYPTIMINGHSHRRMVKQIQGKTIINVGTLYREHNPCITVVDFINKNVYFYDIIDSVVKGEPEVVSFINKPV, from the coding sequence ATGTACAATCAAAAGGTTAATATTGCTGGGTTTATTGGTGATGTTCATGCGGAGGATGCTCTATTTGAATCTTCAATTAACTTTTTTAAACATCATGGCATCAAGGATATTTACTGCTTTGGAGATTTCTGCGATGGATATGGAAATGTTGATAAGATTATTTCAATTGTTCAGGATGAAGGAATCATATCAGTTCAAGGAAATCATGACGTTTGGTGCTTGGAAGGAATTATGCGGGACAACCCCACTGCTAACCTTTTAAGCCAGTTATCACAGAAAACAATTGATTATTTAAAAAGGTTACCGAAAACATATAGAATCATGACTTATGCAGGTGAAGTTCTGCTCTGTCACGGAATTTTGGACAATGAGATGGCTAAAATAAATCCTGATGATTATGGATACGCAATCGAATCAAATACCGATTTACAAACCTTTATTACTGGTCCATACCCCACCATCATGATTAACGGCCATTCTCATAGGAGAATGGTAAAACAAATACAGGGTAAAACAATTATTAACGTCGGCACATTATATCGTGAGCATAATCCGTGTATTACAGTTGTTGACTTTATAAACAAAAATGTATATTTCTATGATATCATTGATAGTGTAGTAAAAGGTGAACCTGAAGTTGTCAGTTTTATTAATAAACCAGTATGA
- a CDS encoding DUF6756 family protein, whose protein sequence is MNSQNEAEKMIRQKITCLYIMPSDEVLGEDYMDTLSIRGEIEKLIKSLPLSYEDLHEIGKTQWASIKKNIENRFLKINYYTDDLRWGWEVFKEPQFSVTFTDPAFSYFSNLIEDDVIWFVVEDYKNKMWLYEGTKDAIIRKVIPECLNLKEYYLVSKKYEWILCENHHNVACGSGKRIVEKMNKFIGENPEEIITVY, encoded by the coding sequence ATGAATAGCCAAAATGAAGCAGAAAAGATGATTAGGCAAAAGATTACTTGTTTATACATAATGCCTTCGGATGAGGTGCTTGGAGAAGATTATATGGATACATTATCAATTAGAGGTGAAATTGAAAAGTTAATAAAGAGTTTACCTCTATCATATGAAGACCTACATGAAATTGGAAAAACACAATGGGCAAGCATTAAGAAAAATATTGAGAATAGATTTTTAAAAATAAATTATTATACAGATGATTTACGCTGGGGATGGGAGGTGTTTAAAGAACCGCAATTTTCTGTAACATTTACCGACCCTGCTTTTTCATACTTTTCTAATTTAATAGAAGATGATGTTATTTGGTTTGTAGTTGAGGATTACAAGAATAAAATGTGGCTATATGAAGGAACTAAAGACGCAATCATAAGAAAAGTTATTCCTGAATGCTTGAATTTAAAAGAATATTATCTTGTTTCAAAAAAGTATGAATGGATATTATGTGAAAATCATCATAATGTTGCCTGTGGCTCTGGTAAAAGGATTGTTGAAAAGATGAATAAATTCATAGGAGAAAACCCTGAAGAGATTATTACTGTTTACTAA
- a CDS encoding contact-dependent growth inhibition system immunity protein: MEKYFHFDRNKSLEEIEGQDWGEPNFNSHLVITCHELRKKPISSFTVEDLRIMIGQNIGLDYLIPLALETLEDNIFAEGDFYCGDLLNAVLSADKEFWKSNPTYKNELIDILEKNIKDLVSKLDLFCQGF, translated from the coding sequence ATGGAAAAATACTTTCACTTTGATAGAAATAAATCATTAGAGGAAATTGAAGGTCAAGACTGGGGGGAGCCCAATTTTAATTCCCATTTAGTTATCACGTGTCATGAGTTAAGAAAAAAGCCAATATCAAGTTTTACTGTAGAAGATTTAAGAATTATGATAGGACAAAATATAGGTTTGGATTATCTGATACCTTTAGCATTGGAGACACTGGAGGATAATATTTTTGCAGAAGGTGATTTCTATTGCGGGGACCTCCTAAATGCTGTTTTAAGTGCCGATAAAGAGTTTTGGAAAAGCAATCCTACGTATAAGAATGAATTAATAGATATACTTGAGAAAAATATTAAAGATTTAGTAAGTAAACTAGATTTATTCTGCCAAGGGTTTTAA
- the tnpB gene encoding IS66 family insertion sequence element accessory protein TnpB (TnpB, as the term is used for proteins encoded by IS66 family insertion elements, is considered an accessory protein, since TnpC, encoded by a neighboring gene, is a DDE family transposase.) has protein sequence MLGGFTQGAEHIYIACNSTDFRKQIDGLVAIVNLQFKLDPFSDSCAFIFCNKRKTAIKVLRYDKNGFILASKKLLEGMKFQWPKSPSEVKEITLQQMEWLFQGLNIEQKKAHYSVEMSAEKTCY, from the coding sequence ATGTTAGGCGGATTTACCCAGGGAGCTGAACATATCTACATAGCCTGTAATTCCACAGATTTTCGGAAGCAGATTGATGGATTGGTGGCGATTGTGAATCTACAGTTTAAACTCGATCCATTTTCAGACAGCTGCGCTTTCATCTTCTGCAATAAAAGAAAAACAGCTATTAAAGTTTTGAGATATGATAAAAATGGGTTTATCCTTGCCAGCAAGAAGCTTTTGGAAGGAATGAAGTTTCAATGGCCCAAGAGCCCGTCGGAAGTAAAAGAGATTACATTACAGCAGATGGAATGGCTCTTTCAGGGACTTAATATAGAACAGAAAAAGGCACATTATTCTGTTGAAATGAGTGCCGAAAAAACCTGTTATTAG